Part of the Candidatus Methanoperedens sp. genome is shown below.
GTTTCTGAAAAGGCTCATCAAGCTGGCGTTGGTCAATTTTTATGTCTAACCATACGATACACTCCTTTTTCCCAAGCAAAAAAATGGTGGGGAGCCACTCTCCCCAGAAAGTCCATGCTGCTATGTGAACTTGAAATTTGCTACGTGTGTTGTTCCATCTACGAGTTTCACGTTAAGCTGGCGACAGGTGTTGCTCCAAGCCTTTTCGGTCTTCCAGACATAGATGTACTGATCTGCAATCACATCATAAGAGAGACCGCTTGAGCCTGCTGCTACCGTTTCATTTACTGGATCGACTATTGCATTTGAATCACAGCTTATTGGTGAAGATTTTGGAAAACCTGTAGCAATTATACCAAGACCCTGATCTCCATTCAGGCTAAACTTTACGGGTACTCCGCTCCCTGCTTTTACAGAATTCAGTATCAGATTGTTATTGCTATCAAGATTATCAATAGGGCTGAAGAAGCCATTCCAATTGTAGATGATATCGTAGCTTTGGGTAGCTGAAGCGGTGTTCCCAACGTTATCCTGAGCATTGACAGTAAAGCTCTTAGAGCCTACCGTGCTGGTGTCAAAATTACTGCCTGATGATACGGGGCCATCACAGGTTGCCACGCCTGAACCGCTATCGGTGCAACTATAGTTTGCTGCCACAGCCTGATTAAGCGTGTAAGAGCCAGTTATGGGCGCGATTATTGATATACTTGGCTCTTTCTTGTCCACCATATTGCCGCTGATCGGTCCAGCCGTTGCGCAATTCCCGGCATTATCGCAGACATATCTGGTGTCGGTTGAAGCACTTGAAGTCTCCTCACCAGCTGCAACATTTGTGAATAATGAGAAACTAGCATCATCCGGGTTGGCGAGGCCTGAATCACTATCAGTTGCGGTGCATGCGATGCTTACATCAGTTCCATGCCAGAGGCCATCTGCACTGCCGCAATCAATTGTAGGTGGAGTGTTATCAATTCCTCCAAGTGTCATTTCATAAATATCCCAGTTAATATTATTATTGAAACCATGTGAAACGAATGCTATTTTTTTCCCGTCAGAATTCCAATCAGGTTGTGCTCCATCTATTCCGTTATTTGTGAGTTGGGTTTGTTTCGTTCCATCTGCATTCATGACCCAAATATTCCAAGGACCTTGGAGTGCAATGTCCTGTTTTTGATATGCTATGAACATACCATCTGGACTCCATGAAGGATTACCTTCAAACCCAGGACCAAATGTTAGTTGCACTTTGTTGTTCGGATTAGCGACTTCCATTACCCAAATATGAGCGTTAGGCCAAGCGCCAGATGAATAAACTATCTTGGTGCCGTCTGGACTCCACGAAGGGCCAGATTGATAATCTCTGTCATTAGTCAGTTGAACACTATTTTCACCGTTGGCATCCATTATCCATATATCACCTATATCGTATGGTTCATGAATATGAGAAAAGTATACAATTTTACTTCCATCCGGGCTAAATTCCGGTCCACCAACATCAAAATTTTGATCAGTTGTTAGACAATTTTCATTCGAGCCATCTATGTTTATAGTGCATATATCAGCTACTCCATTATAATAGGAATTGTACGCAATGGTATCGCCTAGCGGACTCCATTCTGTATATAAATAGTCTCTTCCTCCAGGCGTATTAATTCTGCTTACTTCTTTTGAAGTTAAATTTAAAATCCAGACAGAGCCTGAATTAAGGATTGGATCCCCAACAGAAAAAACAATTTTGCTTCCATCTGGATTGTAACTTGGATCATAATCACCCTCTATATCAATTAGTTTCTCAACGCCATTGTTTGTTATCGCACCTGCATCGCCAGCCAATAATAAAAATGTCAGTATAGTTATTCCTAAAACTATTCTGAGGGCATGCCCTCCATATATTTTATTAACACTCATATTTCATCACACACCATTCAACCTTGAAGACAAGATAGTACCTGTATTCGAGATACCACCTTTCTTATAGGAATGAACCTTGATTATCTAATACTTAAAACTTCTGTTTTCTCTCCATCATTTCCATACTCATCAAAATTTTCAAGATCAGTGGAGCGTATTATTTCAAGCATTTCTTCGATGATCAAGAGCTGTTCCGGGAGCTTGAGCCGTTCTATGAAAAATCTCGATACCGATTCAGGATGGCAACTGCGGGTGAAAGAAATAAAATCATGAAGCTTCTCGACATGAGAGGCTACGATCCCACCATTATTGACGATCCAGCGCTTATACAGTTGAGATCGGCAAGTATCAAAAATATTGCGAACTCCTTAAAAATTCCATTGAGAATTATCCCCTACGGGATAAGATGGTCTTTGTTATGAAGGATATGGCCTGGGTCGAACAAGCGCTGGCAATGGGGGCGGTCATGAGCGCCTCGATGAAAAAAGAATCTCATCATATTGCTTAAAAAATCCATAGGAATAGTTATATATAAAAAGTCATTATATTTATTTTCAGTTTTAAATATCAGGAGGGCAAAAACGGATGGCAAAGAAAGGGACGAAAGGAAAACCAAAGCCGAAGAAACAACTAATACGCTGAAATATTTCTCTTCTTTCTTGGCGCATAGGATAGTATATTAGTATATTTTATCTTGCGACTGATTTTTTACTATTTTATTTTTGTTATTGACGGATAGAGTATTTCCATTGCGAATAATTACCAAGACCTTCCAATTCAGACCTGTTACTCAAAGATATCCCCTTTCCAATTCTTGAAAGTTCCAGAATGGGACTCATTCTGCCGAGCCTTTAGAACAGTGACGATTAAATCAATTATAGATTTTACAAGAATTATAGATGCTGTTCCTAACCCAAGATAAGCGATAATCTCAGGCCCACTTTCATGGCATTCTAAAACAAGTTTCATTTTGTTTTTATCTAGTACGACAGCTCCTTCATTTTTTACTGGCCCATTTGGATAAATATATTTATTAATGGTATCCCATGTTATAGACCAGTTATTGAGGCAGCAGCATCCTTCTTCAGTAGGTTTGATTTTGAAGGAAATATAGTCCTCATAATCAATAGGAGTATCCATCAAATCGATTGCTATGTCTATATTTCTTTTAAGATAGGTATGCATATTGTTCATTATTTCTCTCGGGATTTCAAATAACTGTTTATATACAAAATCATCATCATATATGTTCGGGAATCGGATTAACAATGAGTTAAACCCTCTCCCCTTCCCCGCACCCCCAACCTCTCACCCGGCGCTCCATGCCGGCAGAAATCCTCCACAGATTCAGGGATTTGAAAAAAGAAGTATCTGCCTAAATGAACGGGAATCATTCAAATGAAAAGATATATATTAATACGAAATAAACATGATATTAAGGCGATATATATGGTTCAGGCCATAATAAACATTAATGAACATACCAACAGGATATTGAATATTGTAAAAGCCAAATACGACTTGAATGATAAGAGTGCTGCCATAGACCTTATGGCAATGCAATATGAAGAAGAAATACTCGATCCAGAGTTAAAACCGGCGTATATAGAAAAGGCGAAGAAAATACATCAGCAAAAGGCTGTCGATGTGGGAACGGTTGAAAATTTGAGGGATCGATTAGACCTTTGATTCATGTATACTTTGAAGATAAAGCCGGAACTTGAAAAGACCCTCAAAAAGTTGGCAAAAAAGAACAGAAAACAAGTTGAGATCATTCTAAAAAAGATAGATGAAATATTATTAAATCCTCACCGATATAAGAGTCTTCGAACGCCTTTGAATGATTGGAAAAGAGTTCATGTAGACAAACATTTTGTGCTAACTTTTTCTGTTGATGAGGATTCAAAAATAGTGACTCTGGAAGATTATGATCATCACGACAATATCTATAAACATTAATGTTTTCAAATAATGACGAATGATTCATGGTCTTACAGGCAAGACATAAACGACCCAACCCATATCCATGCCCTCCTTCGATGTGACAAACAAGCCCTCTCGCATTAATATCTTCAAGATCAGTGGGGCATGTTATTTCAAGCATTTCTTTGATGATCCATAGTTTTGAATTTGAAAAGCCCAGAATCGTGACTATACTTTTTTGAAGAGTGACGCAGCTTATGAACATGATCTCGCAGGTCAGAGAAGATCTGAATCCAGGCCTGAAAGTGGGCGCTGTTCTTCTGATTATGTATGATGAAAGGACAAACCTTACAAAGGATATCAAAGAAAAGGTACGGGAAGTACTCGGTGATATCGTCCTGAATACGACCATTCCTCGAAGAGTAAAGCTGGCAGAAGCACCGAATCATAAGCAGACGATTTTGACTATGCTCTTGATTCAGCAGGGTCAGGGCATACATGGCTCTCTCAAATGAGTTGATCCATATTCCAATAATCTAAATAACATCAAAACACTTAGCACATCATGCAAGTTCTCGCAGAGTTTGAATTGAATGCCGGGAAAGATGCCCGCATAATTTATGAAGCATTACTACCGGAACTTGACCAGGATTACCAGCGTACTACAGCATCGCTTGAGCTTAAGGATGATGTGATTGTTTTAAAAGTTGAGGCAAATGATACAGTTTCCATGAGGGCTGCCTTGAATGGATGGCTGCGGCTCGTAAAAATCACACAAGAGATGTGTTCTTTAACCTTCGGTATCCCGATACACAAGTTATAAATTGGGGATATACAATACTACATCAGATTTACAGGTGTATTAAATGAGTTCAGAATTACCCCCACAAATTCAAAACCAGCTTGCGCAGTTGCAGCAGATACAGCAGCAGGCTCAAGCCCTGGCAGCCCAGAAGAACCAGGTCGAGATCAATTTAAAAGAAACAGAACTGGCTTTAGCAGAACTTGAAAAACTTGATGATAATGCTGTGGTTTACAGGGCAATCGGAGATTTGCTTATTAAGACCGAGCGTGAAAAAACGAAAAATGCCCTCGTTGAGAAAAAAGATACTCTTGGACTGCGTGCAGAGACTATTACACGACAGGAAGAACGCATCCAGAAAAGATTCCAGCAATTACAGGAGCAGCTTAAACAGGCGATCGGTAATCCGGCCGCCAAGTAATTATGGAGTTAGACGAATCTGAATTCTATAATCAACTGCTGGACTACAACAACATTCTTTATTTATGTCACAGGAACGCGGATCCTGATGCATTAGGAAGCGCATTTGCGCTAAAAGAAGCAATCGGGGGAACGATTGGAGTTGTTGAGGGATGCGACAGGGTTGCCTCCCAGATCGCCGGCCAATTGAATATAGAATATGAACTTTCGCCAAAGGGGGATTATGACTTCGTGGTTGTTGTGGATACATCCACACCTGCCCAGCTGAATGGGTTTCCATTAAAATCTTATGCTGTTATTGACCATCATTCGACCTCCTCACTTTCTGAGAATTCAGATTTTTATCTTCACCGCAATAAAAGTTCAACAGCCGAGATCGTTTTTGAAGTCTTAAAAAAAATGGACGCACCCATTATGCGGCGAACTGCTTTTGCACTGCTGTCAGGCATTATCACGGATACAGGCAACTTCAGGCATGCATCATCAGATTCATTCAAAGCCGTAGCTGAACTTATGGATATCAGCGGTATAGAGTACAACGAAGTTATTGATCTTTTATCTTCAGTTCCGCAGGATGTCTCAATGAGAATTGCCTTTTTAAAAGCAGCCCAGCGCTCGGTCATAGAACGGGTGGATGACTGGATAATCGTTTCATCTCATGTGAATTCTTTCGGGGGCGCAGCAGCATCAAGCCTTGTCTCAATAGGCGCAGATGTTGCATTTGTTGGCGCAAAAAGGGATGATGTTGTCAAAGTGAGCGGCAGGGCAAGAAGGGAAATACAGAACGCAGGCATAAACCTTGCAAAATTGATGGAAGATATCAGCGCCAGATTCAATGGTACCGGAGGCGGTCATGAAGGCGCAGCAGGAATGGATGCATCGGGGGATGTAGAAACTATCCTTGCTTCCTGTGTTGGATATGCCAGAAATTCAATTACAAAGAAAGAGAGCAGTGGAAGTTTAAAGGGAAGTTTCAGGACCAATGAAACAATCGGGGTAAATGGCCGTGCAGGATTGTAAGAAAATGACTAATTTTTATGCCTTCAATATTTCTGCATTTTCAGGATCAAGCCCGACCCATTTAACTTTGTAACCGAGAACATCAAGCATCTGCTGGCTTTTTATTCCGTATTTCTCGAAAATTATGATGGCCTCACTGTGTTTTTTAATGCCATTCAGTTCGCTCTGAACTGTTTTAACAGTTTGATTATCTACAAGCTGGTCTCCGATGAGCAAATATCCGTTGATCTTCTGCTGTTGCTGTATCACGGTCTTTAAGGCATTCAGGCCGACATCATATTTTCTTGCTATTTCATTAAGATCAATAATACTCTCCTTCAAAACAATTTCAATGTTTTTAAGCTTTCCAACTTCTTCAGTAAGCTGTTTCTCCTCATATCTTCTCAAGATTTTCAATATTTCCAGATATGGTATTTTCCTATCATAGAAGATCAGGTTATCAACTTTGAATTCAGAACCTGAGCAAGCAAGATTATTATTCACCAGGAGTATCAGTTTATCTTTTTCTGTCAACAGGTTTATCTTCTGGATCTTATTCCTGAGATATTCAGGTGTCCAGAACCCAATGATTTCAACGAATATCCGGGTACCGTTCCTCTCAAGGGAAAAATCAGGAATAAAGGCATACTGGCCTGCTTTAATCAATTCCGGTTCTCTCTTACATGACCATTCATTGAAGTTCAGTAATGAGAACTCCTTTTCAATAGCACTATCAAAAGTCTCGATATCAGATGCTTCAATATTGAAAATCTGTCTGGTATTATCCAGGGTAAAATCATAAACCTTTTTTCCCTGCATTGTTTTTTTCAGGATACTTGCCTTTAAACTCCATTTGCTGCATTTCATGATAACTGGCAGCAACTTTGCCAGAGCTGTGCCATACCTTTCAGTCATTTTGAAAATGCTAACAGGACCATCGATGATTATTTTTCCATCCTGAATGAGATACATTAATCCAAGTTTCTTAATCTTCCAGAAGACATCCTGGTAATTCCCTTCTATCTGGATTTCCATACTCCATGCTTTAAAAAGAAGTGTTTGCGTCAGGGATAGATTATATTGTCTGAGCAGGTTTTCAGGCGTTATTGTCTTGAATTCCTTTATTACGAGATTCTCTTCCATATCTGCCCACAGGGCCTTTTCAAGACCATTTGTTTCAATAGACAGCTTCCTGGCGACCCTTTCAATAATCTCTTTTCGTTCCTTAATATCAGTAACTGCGCCATTGCATTCCTCAAAAACAATTCGTCTTGCAGTGATCGGTTCTATGGGCGAATCCATCCCAATGATGCATCTTCTCTCAAGGATTTGAGTTAGTCCACGGATTAAGCGGTAATCTATCTCCTCAAAACCTTCGATTTCCCCAATAAGTTCCCCGTATGTTTTTCCGATATGTTCCTGGAACAGGTTAATAACCGATCTTGATATCTCCAGGTTCTTCTGGTCAAGCGTGGCGTAAACAGGCTCTATTTTTCCTTTGTGGATTTTTGTAACAAGAAGGTCATTGGTGAGCATTTTTCTTACCTTATAGCTTTATTTCTCCGTTTTGCCGTGTTAATTTCACTTGTTTCACCGGATACAATTTCATAAAGGATAGCTTCCTTCCCCTCTTTTCTTCTGAGTATCCTTCCCAGCCGCTGTATGAAAGCCCTTTCACTGCCTGTTCCACTCAAGACAACGCCAACATCAGCTTCGGGAACATCTATTCCCTCGTCAAGAACTCTCGATGTAACAACCGCTCTATATATTCCTGATCTGAACCTGTCCAGAATGTAGCTCCTTTCCCTGGTTGTGGTCCTGTACGTAATGGCTGGTATCAGGAATTCCTTTGATATAATGTGAACCAGTTTATTATGTTCTGTGAAAACGAATAATCTATTTTCTTTATGCTTTTTCAGGATTTCTGAGAATTTTTCTATCTTCGAGACACTATTCAAAGAGATATCCTTTGCCTTATTCCTTGCAAGAAGCGCCTTCCTTGCGTCAGGATCTCTTCCGGTTCTTATTACAATCTTCTGAAAATCCAATGGAGTCCTGAGTATGATATTATTGTTTCTCAGGTAGTCCGCGAAAATTCCATGATTTATATCATACTCTTTTTGTTCTTCTGCGGTTAGTTCAACAACAATCTTTTGAATCCTGAAAGGTGATAAGTACTCCCCTTCAAGCTCTCTTACTTTTGTCTCAAATACCTTCCCGCTTATTAGCCTGTTAAGCTCCATATGAAGTCCGTCTTCTCTCTCATAAGTAGCAGTCAAACCCATCCTGAACGGTGAAGCAAACATTTCAGCAATTTGTTTAAAGCTGTCGGCTGGAAGGTGATGGACTTCATCAAAGATTATAAGACCAAACTTATTGCCAAGTTTTTCGGCATATATGTAAGCAGAGTCATAGGTAGAAACAGTTAAGGCTTTGATATCATGCTCCCCGCCACCGAGCATCCCTACTTCGATTTTAAACTCCTCCTTCAGCCTGGTGCGCCACTGGTCAAGGAGGTCAAGGGTCGGAACGATCACTATTGTTGGAGTGTTCAGTAAGAATATAGCCTTCATACCAATAACTGTTTTACCGCTTCCTGTCGGTAATACAAGCACCCCCCGCTGGCCATTCAGAATCCATGCATCAAGGGCCTGTTTCTGGTAATCCCTCAATATAATGTTGCTATGAAAATCAGGACATGGCAAGAGATTAAGGACATTATCCGTATATTCGATCCCTGAATTTTTCAGGTAATCAATAATATCTTTATAGTGCAAAGCCATTGCTTTGAATGTCCCGGAACGCTCATCCCATGTTGAATGCGGGATTCGCATATCCCCGCTAATTGTGATTGTTCCCCGATTAAAGGTAAGTTGCATGATTTAATAGAAATCGTAATTATATGTTAATAAACATTGGTGAGGAATGTAAAACTAATTGAAATGTCCATCTTAGAGCATGTCTGAAAATTTATTCTGGACAGGATTTACAGGATGGACAGGATTAATTTCCATCCTGTAAATCCTGTAATCCTGTCCAAAAATACATCTGGATACTCACTCATAACCACCGAATTAAAACTGATTAAAATCAGGGACGAGTTAAACCCTTATACCTCTCCCCCTTCCCCGCACCCTAACCCCCTCACCTGGAATTTCGGCAACTCTCCACGATTCTGCTACCGGGAACCTGCATCCCGATCTCGGCCCGCGCCCAGATGCGCGACGCGCAAACCCCCTTATGTTCGTATTTTCAAGCATATCTTTAGTCTTGCTTTACAGGCTGCCGAAATATCGTACCGCAGGACTGGCAGTAATAGCCACCCAGGCGGGTTCGTTTTTTGATACCTGTACTCCAGCAATTAGGACAACGATAGGCCCATGAAGGATATGGCATAATCACTATTCACTAACTAATTCAATTAAAAAAGGCTGGAAAGTTTTGGCGAAGACAGGATATATATTATATTTTATCAAGAAATGCCTCCACTTCTAAAACAAGCTCATCACCTTTTCGCTCAAATTCTCTTCTGCTTTCATCGTTATTAAGTTTTAAAGTTTTTGATAGTTTTATAATTTTATTTCCAATATTATGAGTTTTATCTACAATATCATGAGGTAACAGGTTAATCTCTAAATCTTTTATTTCATCTCCTTTTTTATTTAGTTCTCTTATTTCGCTGCCAATGATTCGATTCTTATTCTTCCAAAAAGATACGAATTCTTTTAAATGATTTTTCAAAATTATTTTTTCACGTCTCTCCAATTTCTTTTTTTCCAGGATACCAGGTCCAAATAAAAAAGTCAATGTTGCTACAAGTAATATAAGTGTGGTAATATAAATTTGTATGTCATTAACTGTCACAATATTCATGGAATGTTTCTTCTCTTCATGTTTCTATTTCTATATCTCGAATAACTCTATGAGCATATAGATGATGGCAAAGCGGGGTGAAAGTAATACTAAAGTATGAATTCCAATAGAAATTGCGCAGGAAAAAAGGAACAATAAAAAGGACATCAAAAAAAGAGTGTAACGGCATATATCCACAGGGATAAAATCCCACTACACGGGGTTGATACTGCTTAAAGAGAACTGAAAGTGCAGCGTTTCAAAGCCATCATCTCTTTCTCATCAACTGGTTGATTGCAGCCACGAGCGCTTCAACAGATGCCATTACAATATCCTCATTCGTCGAGCGTGCTGAAACGATCCTGCCCTTTTCATCCTCGACCCCGATGAGAACCTCTGCAAGTGCGTCAGATCCGCCTGAAATGGCTTCTATCCTGAAATCGCGCAATTTGAATTTATACTCACCAAGGATGCTTGTTACTGTGTTTAGTGCAGCATCCACAGGCCCGACACCGATATGGGCGCCGAGACGCTCCTGTCCGTTCACAATAGCCTTTACAGTCGCTGTCGGGGTTATAATGTTCCCTGTCATGACCGATACTTCTTTCAGGACGATAGCCTGCTCAGACTTTGATATATTACCCATTATGGATTCTGCAATAGAATAGAGATCAGCATCCGTAACACGTTTGCCCTTATCGCCAATATCCTTGATGCGTTTCATTATTTCATTCAATTGCTCATCATGGGGATGCAGTCCGGCAAATTCAAGCGATTGTTTTACGGCATGCTTTCCTGCATGCTTCCCGAGCACGATGCGCCTTTTATGTCCCACCATTTCCGGGGTCATGACGCCAGGCTCAAAAGAATCTGACCGTACGAGAACTCCATGAGTATGTATGCCTGATTCATGGGCAAAAGCATTATCCCCCACAATAGGCATGGTCGGAGGCATCCTCACTTCGGTCAGTCTTTCCACAAGATGGGATGTCTCAACAATATATTTTGTTTTGATATTGGTCTTTGCTCCATATAATGCATGCAGTCCCATCACAGTCTCGGCAAGGTCTGCATTTCCTGCCCGCTCGCCAAGGCCATTGATCGTGACCTGTACCTGGCTTGCTCCTGCTTCCACAGCCGAGAGGCTGTTTGCTACTGCAAGCCCGAAATCATTATGGCAGTGCACATCGATGGGAATTTTGACGTTCTTTGCTATTTCACCTATCAGTCTATATATGGCTGAAGGAACTATCACGCCCACTGTATCTGGAACATTTATTATATCGCAGTGTGCAGATTCCACGCCTTTATAAATATTGATTAAATAATCAGCATCCGTGCGGGTTGCATCCATGGCAGAGAACATGCATTTTGCCCCGTGGTCTTTTATATATTCCACTGCATCAATTGCCATGCTGTAGACTTCATCCCTGCTTTTCTTGATAGTTGATATCCTCTGGACATCAGAAGTTGAAACAAACGTATGTACCATATCTACGCCGCAATCAAGACAGGTATCGATATCGGATTTTATGACCCTGGCCAGTCCGCATACCTTGAGGTTTAATCCTGCATCCACAATTTTCCTGACTGAAGCTTTTTCTCCCTCGGATGACATCGGGAAACCAGCTTCAATAATATCCACACCGAGTTTATCAAGCTGCTGGGCTATGAGAAGTTTTTCATCAAATGTAAGCGATACTCCCGGTGTCTGTTCCCCGTCACGCAGCGTGGTATCAAAAATGCTTATTTTCTTGTTCCTTAGCGATTCAATGGTGTAAAAGACGATCCCTCGCGTTTATCATGGTTATCAAGCCTAAATATCGTTTTATGGTATAAAGGCTTTTTCTAATAAGCCATGATAAAATATATGTCCTATGCAGTCTTACCGGTAAGATATGGAAACTATAACCATGAGCGCAAAGGGACAGATAGTGATACCTGCGAATATCAGGAAGAAGTACAGGCTTGAGAAAGGTGAAAAGCTCATCATTGTCGAGGAGGATGGTTATATTAAAATTTTGCCTCCCACAGACCTTAGAACGCTTTGCGGATCATGGTCTGATCTTGACCTTAAATCTGTGAGGAAGCAAATTGAAGATATGCGTAAAGAAGATAGGTATTAGATGAATACGATCTTGATCGATACGATATATGTGGCCGGCTTGCTCATGGATGATTCATATTTTGAACTTGCACAATCCATACATAATAAAAAAATAACCGGACTTGCTTCAGTGATCACCATAACAGAACTTATCAAGATACGCGGCATGAAAGAGAATGAACGGATGAATAGTGATCTTGACAAATTGGTGACCTCCAATCTTATTTTTGTGGATGTGGGTCGAGCAATTGCCAAACGTGCCGGAGAACTACGCCTGAAATATGATATACCAACAGTTGATTCGCTCATCGCAGCGACCGGAATAGTTGAGAATGTCAAACATATCCTGACAGACGATGACCATTTTGATTCTGTAAAGAATCTTATAAAACCAATTGACCTGAAAACTGCATTAAAACTTATCAAATAAAATATGAAAGTAATTCGCGACCCGATACATGATTATATTGAACTCGACGACCTTGCGCTTTCTTTAATCGAAACGCCGCAGGTACAGAGACTTCGCAGGATAAGGCAGTTGGGCTTCTCCAATCTTGTTTATCCTGGCGCGAATCATACACGTTTTGAGCATTCACTTGGTGTATATCATCTTGCAAAACAACTTATAAAACAGGTGGATGAAAAGCAGCGTAATGAACTCTTGGCAGCAGCGCTGCTCCATGACATCGGCCACGGGCCTTTTTCCCATGCTACTGAAGAAGTGATCTCTCACTATACAAGAAAAAGCCATGAAGATATAGAAGAATTATTACGAAAAGGAGAAATTTCCGAT
Proteins encoded:
- a CDS encoding prefoldin subunit beta, which produces MSSELPPQIQNQLAQLQQIQQQAQALAAQKNQVEINLKETELALAELEKLDDNAVVYRAIGDLLIKTEREKTKNALVEKKDTLGLRAETITRQEERIQKRFQQLQEQLKQAIGNPAAK
- a CDS encoding DUF790 family protein gives rise to the protein MLTNDLLVTKIHKGKIEPVYATLDQKNLEISRSVINLFQEHIGKTYGELIGEIEGFEEIDYRLIRGLTQILERRCIIGMDSPIEPITARRIVFEECNGAVTDIKERKEIIERVARKLSIETNGLEKALWADMEENLVIKEFKTITPENLLRQYNLSLTQTLLFKAWSMEIQIEGNYQDVFWKIKKLGLMYLIQDGKIIIDGPVSIFKMTERYGTALAKLLPVIMKCSKWSLKASILKKTMQGKKVYDFTLDNTRQIFNIEASDIETFDSAIEKEFSLLNFNEWSCKREPELIKAGQYAFIPDFSLERNGTRIFVEIIGFWTPEYLRNKIQKINLLTEKDKLILLVNNNLACSGSEFKVDNLIFYDRKIPYLEILKILRRYEEKQLTEEVGKLKNIEIVLKESIIDLNEIARKYDVGLNALKTVIQQQQKINGYLLIGDQLVDNQTVKTVQSELNGIKKHSEAIIIFEKYGIKSQQMLDVLGYKVKWVGLDPENAEILKA
- a CDS encoding DEAD/DEAH box helicase — protein: MMQLTFNRGTITISGDMRIPHSTWDERSGTFKAMALHYKDIIDYLKNSGIEYTDNVLNLLPCPDFHSNIILRDYQKQALDAWILNGQRGVLVLPTGSGKTVIGMKAIFLLNTPTIVIVPTLDLLDQWRTRLKEEFKIEVGMLGGGEHDIKALTVSTYDSAYIYAEKLGNKFGLIIFDEVHHLPADSFKQIAEMFASPFRMGLTATYEREDGLHMELNRLISGKVFETKVRELEGEYLSPFRIQKIVVELTAEEQKEYDINHGIFADYLRNNNIILRTPLDFQKIVIRTGRDPDARKALLARNKAKDISLNSVSKIEKFSEILKKHKENRLFVFTEHNKLVHIISKEFLIPAITYRTTTRERSYILDRFRSGIYRAVVTSRVLDEGIDVPEADVGVVLSGTGSERAFIQRLGRILRRKEGKEAILYEIVSGETSEINTAKRRNKAIR
- a CDS encoding type II toxin-antitoxin system VapC family toxin, whose translation is MNTILIDTIYVAGLLMDDSYFELAQSIHNKKITGLASVITITELIKIRGMKENERMNSDLDKLVTSNLIFVDVGRAIAKRAGELRLKYDIPTVDSLIAATGIVENVKHILTDDDHFDSVKNLIKPIDLKTALKLIK
- a CDS encoding 2-isopropylmalate synthase, which translates into the protein MVFYTIESLRNKKISIFDTTLRDGEQTPGVSLTFDEKLLIAQQLDKLGVDIIEAGFPMSSEGEKASVRKIVDAGLNLKVCGLARVIKSDIDTCLDCGVDMVHTFVSTSDVQRISTIKKSRDEVYSMAIDAVEYIKDHGAKCMFSAMDATRTDADYLINIYKGVESAHCDIINVPDTVGVIVPSAIYRLIGEIAKNVKIPIDVHCHNDFGLAVANSLSAVEAGASQVQVTINGLGERAGNADLAETVMGLHALYGAKTNIKTKYIVETSHLVERLTEVRMPPTMPIVGDNAFAHESGIHTHGVLVRSDSFEPGVMTPEMVGHKRRIVLGKHAGKHAVKQSLEFAGLHPHDEQLNEIMKRIKDIGDKGKRVTDADLYSIAESIMGNISKSEQAIVLKEVSVMTGNIITPTATVKAIVNGQERLGAHIGVGPVDAALNTVTSILGEYKFKLRDFRIEAISGGSDALAEVLIGVEDEKGRIVSARSTNEDIVMASVEALVAAINQLMRKR
- a CDS encoding DUF2683 domain-containing protein; amino-acid sequence: MVQAIININEHTNRILNIVKAKYDLNDKSAAIDLMAMQYEEEILDPELKPAYIEKAKKIHQQKAVDVGTVENLRDRLDL
- a CDS encoding bifunctional oligoribonuclease/PAP phosphatase NrnA — encoded protein: MELDESEFYNQLLDYNNILYLCHRNADPDALGSAFALKEAIGGTIGVVEGCDRVASQIAGQLNIEYELSPKGDYDFVVVVDTSTPAQLNGFPLKSYAVIDHHSTSSLSENSDFYLHRNKSSTAEIVFEVLKKMDAPIMRRTAFALLSGIITDTGNFRHASSDSFKAVAELMDISGIEYNEVIDLLSSVPQDVSMRIAFLKAAQRSVIERVDDWIIVSSHVNSFGGAAASSLVSIGADVAFVGAKRDDVVKVSGRARREIQNAGINLAKLMEDISARFNGTGGGHEGAAGMDASGDVETILASCVGYARNSITKKESSGSLKGSFRTNETIGVNGRAGL
- a CDS encoding AbrB/MazE/SpoVT family DNA-binding domain-containing protein, which codes for METITMSAKGQIVIPANIRKKYRLEKGEKLIIVEEDGYIKILPPTDLRTLCGSWSDLDLKSVRKQIEDMRKEDRY
- a CDS encoding ParA family protein, encoding MNMISQVREDLNPGLKVGAVLLIMYDERTNLTKDIKEKVREVLGDIVLNTTIPRRVKLAEAPNHKQTILTMLLIQQGQGIHGSLK